Part of the Fusarium musae strain F31 chromosome 3, whole genome shotgun sequence genome, ACGTACTTATCTTCTATCTACCCGTTACCTGCAACGCCGAGATTAGAATGCTCTACGCCGGCGCCAAGGAGCTGATGCGCAACACGGCCGAGGTCGGACGAATTATTGATATCGAGTCAGCGGAAGATTTGGAGGAGATCCCCGACAAGCTTAAGTCAGAGTAAACAAGAATCACACAAAAGAAAGGCAACGCGGTGTGGCAGCGAAATCCATATATCATGATCTACATAAAAACGCAACTTGAAGGTATCTGCCTACTCATCCGGCAGCACTTCCTGGGTGTCCAATCCCAACTGCATCGCAACATTCTTCACAACTCCTTGAAACGCAATGCAGGCGGGGCTATCTGGGAATGAGTCGAAGTAACTCTCTCCGTAATCACATGCCATCCTGATTCTAGGGTCCAAGGGCACTGATCCCAAGAAGGGAATGCCCATCTCTTCAGCCAGCGCACGTCCTCCTCCTGTGCTTGCTTTAAAGATCTGACTTTCGGTTGAGCACTTGGGGCAGACGAAGCCGCTCATGTTCTCTGCAAGACCTAACACCCTGATGCCGGCTTTGCGGCAGAAGTCGATCTCTTTTCTCACGTCCAAAAGTGATACCTCCTGTGGTGTGGTGACCATGACAGCACCATCGATCCCACTCTCCTTCAGGAATGAGTTTACACTCAGATGCTCATCGCTTGTGCCTGGTGGTGTGTCGACAAGTAAAAAGTCAAGGTCACCCCATTCCACATCCTTGAGAAATTGCTTTATCAGACCGTTCTTCTTGGGACCCCGCCAAATGACAGCGTCATCCCGGTTGGGCAATAGAAACTGAATACTCATGACCGAGAGGTTGTCCATGACCCAGATGGGTGACCAACCTGTACCACTGACATGCACAGTCTCGCCCTCCACGCCCATCATCTTGGGAATACTGGGTCCACAGATATCAGTGTCCATGATACCCACGGTGCTGTCTGGATTTGTCGCGAAGGCGTGTGCCAATAGAGATGTAAATGTGCTCTTTCCGACGCCGCCCTTTCCGCTCAGTACTAGGATTTTGTGCTTGACATTCTCCAGACGCGCCGAGATGATAGGGATATCAGGGTCTGGTCCCTTGGGCGCTGATGCGCAGATGGCCTGGTTTGGACACCCGGCGCATGCATCCGCTTTACCGGCTTGCTCTGAATCAGGGCCAACACAGTTCTGGGGCTCTGGCGCAACTAGTTGTGGCTTCTGCTTGATCGGATTGGCGAGGACATCGTCTACAGCCTCTGGGGCCTCGAGAGAGGGTGCCATCGGCTTTTtgtgaagtgaagtgaggcaaagcaaagcaaaggaaAGTGAGTTGGAGGTGGCGACGTGAACTCGAAGCTTAATAATGCAACAAATTATAGGGTTGTACTGAACAGCGAGGAAAAGAGTAGGTagtaagaaagaaaagggagTGAGGGCTAATTCTTCCTGATTAGGATCTGGTATGTTTCTGTATCAACTTTCAAGAGAGTCCAAAGAATGTTAACAAGGTTAAGATAATCAATGTGGTTGCTCCTAGGGTAAGTACTAAGCGTCTATGTTGATTGGTTGCTTAGCAAGCGTCCGGCGATG contains:
- the NBP35 gene encoding cytosolic Fe-S cluster assembly factor nbp35, with product MAPSLEAPEAVDDVLANPIKQKPQLVAPEPQNCVGPDSEQAGKADACAGCPNQAICASAPKGPDPDIPIISARLENVKHKILVLSGKGGVGKSTFTSLLAHAFATNPDSTVGIMDTDICGPSIPKMMGVEGETVHVSGTGWSPIWVMDNLSVMSIQFLLPNRDDAVIWRGPKKNGLIKQFLKDVEWGDLDFLLVDTPPGTSDEHLSVNSFLKESGIDGAVMVTTPQEVSLLDVRKEIDFCRKAGIRVLGLAENMSGFVCPKCSTESQIFKASTGGGRALAEEMGIPFLGSVPLDPRIRMACDYGESYFDSFPDSPACIAFQGVVKNVAMQLGLDTQEVLPDE